ttaaataatttaaaaaaactattttctgacattattcatttttagatagatacatgtataaaagaatgaacaattttttaaataaataaataatacaaaataacaaaaataaaacaatacattttttaatgaatgaattaatattcccgtattctttataaaaaactattatactatgaaaaataaaaaaattttaatttaagagataatttaatgtaattaaatattttttaaattaatgttaaaaattttgttaaagattttttgttaaaaatatttcaatatttttttataaaaaaataatacatttaatgtatcaaaaacagttctttaaaaaaaaatttgattttcatacGACATTTATTGCTTCTatctacataaatattattgtgcttttttttgtaaatattcagcttttatctgataaatattttattacgaaaagaatattgatcaatattgatcgataatatcaaataatatatatatatatatcttgtatacaatatttaaatatttagaaataacaaatatgaataagataagaatcgataatgattcaaatatgaatggtataatgtatatttgtatatcgatattatcatattaatcatcatattaatgtatatcgatatcaatattgatattaatatcaattattattatattatattatatatattattatattattaattatattttatttattaaaataaataaatcgcaagtaaaaattttttattaattttttatgatttcatatcttatgaatatattttatttttttcttctaattattggagattaaaatatttatatataattaataagattaatttttatttataaatataacaattatttaaacataattgaaacataaatcattaaaaaatctaatacatatatacatatatatcacatattaagaaagattatatcaaatttttgcgAACGGATACCAATTGTTCCGCACAATCGTATTCTTTGCATgtccataatatatttatcaatttaccgATTTCTGCATCTTTTGTATTAACTTGTTTCCAATCGAGCAATATTTGATAGATTACCTAAAAATGTGGCCATTAATAtgacaatttttaatgataaatatgagcattaaacaaaaatatgagCATTATAATCAAGTTTACTTCACTTATGCCcctgtatttataattttcttcaaattgttcaatttgactatccaaatataataattttctagcGACATCTTTCCAACCATATCCAATATAagtcttaataataaatatatcatctaAAGTAATTTCATCACTGCAAGTACATAAACGTTTTACTTCTATTGGCATTTGGCGGGTTTTCGATCTTACGTCTTCCTCAACCTTATTCttagaaaattgattaatattacaaatataactgGTTCTTGAACCAATTTTCACATCactcgaattaattatattataatttatgacgTGTGATCCCTttgctataaaataaaaaaacaatcacttcaatacgaataaatttgacagattctatttttttttttcaataaaagattaaCACTTACAAGATTTATGTTgctttggtttttttttcgttttaatattcGGCCTTCCATGTTCTTTTGAATCATGTGCAGAACTTTTTGTatcattcaaatattgttCTTTAGTAGGACAAT
This DNA window, taken from Apis cerana isolate GH-2021 linkage group LG5, AcerK_1.0, whole genome shotgun sequence, encodes the following:
- the LOC107998367 gene encoding protein immune deficiency isoform X1 gives rise to the protein MSILSSLSRRFHMLTTDAKPDPPRIPIKGYTHNLESINDETKKSNATTESQFTRNNITSEKSDAIPIPSVNCPTKEQYLNDTKSSAHDSKEHGRPNIKTKKKPKQHKSSKGSHVINYNIINSSDVKIGSRTSYICNINQFSKNKVEEDVRSKTRQMPIEVKRLCTCSDEITLDDIFIIKTYIGYGWKDVARKLLYLDSQIEQFEENYKYRGISEVIYQILLDWKQVNTKDAEIGKLINILWTCKEYDCAEQLVSVRKNLI
- the LOC107998367 gene encoding uncharacterized protein LOC107998367 isoform X2 encodes the protein MSILSSLSRRFHMLTTDAKPDPPRIPIKGYTHNLESINDETKKSNATTESQFTRNNITSEKSDAIPIPSVNCPTKEQYLNDTKSSAHDSKEHGRPNIKTKKKPKQHKSSKGSHVINYNIINSSDVKIGSRTSYICNINQFSKNKVEEDVRSKTRQMPIEVKRLCTCSDEITLDDIFIIKTYIGYGWKDVARKLLYLDSQIEQFEENYKYRGISNLSNIARLETS